Proteins co-encoded in one Bradyrhizobium sp. 170 genomic window:
- a CDS encoding RNA polymerase sigma factor region1.1 domain-containing protein, whose protein sequence is MDLSAIIRRAIEIGDQHGFITFDQINELAPSSAHRLEPDIIEALFDALSARGIDVREA, encoded by the coding sequence ATGGATTTATCGGCGATCATCAGAAGAGCGATTGAAATCGGCGACCAGCATGGGTTCATCACATTTGACCAAATTAACGAGCTCGCGCCGTCGTCTGCCCACAGGCTTGAGCCCGATATTATCGAAGCTCTCTTCGACGCCTTGAGTGCCCGGGGAATAGACGTCAGAGAGGCGTAA
- a CDS encoding thermonuclease family protein — translation MRSRVFLVAALLSIVLPASQSSAATAIVRDGSTLQLGNVTYRLDGIEAPTVDQLCIDQNADSWTCGIEARDQLAKLLGGKQVRCDDLGPDPAYKKRRIGVCKIEGDTTSLSQLLVRNGFGLNVEASASGRFQADEARAKDDRQGLWKGCFVAPREFRAARKDGTLLGASCRADRDREIREALFPEDLVMPASCNIKGKYAVRARVTGNLGIYHLQMCRSYPGLTKPDRWFCSEEDAQAAGFRRAYNCRSTTRSK, via the coding sequence ATGCGGTCACGGGTTTTTCTGGTTGCGGCGTTGCTATCGATCGTACTTCCGGCCAGCCAGAGTTCGGCCGCCACCGCCATCGTCCGGGATGGCAGCACGCTTCAGCTCGGCAACGTCACCTACCGGCTCGACGGCATCGAGGCGCCCACCGTCGATCAACTCTGCATCGACCAGAATGCCGATAGCTGGACCTGCGGTATCGAGGCGCGCGATCAGTTGGCAAAACTGCTCGGCGGCAAACAGGTCCGCTGCGACGATCTGGGTCCCGATCCCGCCTACAAGAAACGGCGTATCGGTGTGTGCAAGATCGAGGGCGACACCACAAGTCTCAGCCAGTTGCTGGTCCGCAACGGCTTTGGCTTGAATGTCGAAGCTTCCGCCAGCGGCCGCTTCCAGGCGGACGAGGCGCGCGCCAAAGACGACCGCCAGGGCCTGTGGAAAGGCTGCTTCGTCGCGCCGCGCGAGTTCCGCGCGGCCAGGAAGGACGGCACCCTGCTCGGTGCCTCCTGCCGCGCTGATCGCGACCGCGAAATCCGCGAGGCCTTGTTCCCCGAGGATCTCGTGATGCCGGCGAGCTGCAACATCAAGGGCAAATACGCCGTCCGCGCCCGCGTCACCGGGAACCTCGGCATCTACCACCTCCAGATGTGCCGCTCCTATCCGGGCCTGACCAAGCCGGACCGCTGGTTCTGTTCCGAGGAAGATGCGCAAGCCGCCGGGTTCCGCAGGGCTTATAACTGCCGATCAACCACAAGGAGCAAATGA